The Anabaena sp. WA102 genome contains a region encoding:
- a CDS encoding DUF3134 domain-containing protein, which yields MLDSPLREAPRNQRASVIPLKQESSMLDWLRLSGRLIARDIHDTDSREDVEVISDFLGADDGIGDIDYDDDDDTPVDDD from the coding sequence ATGTTAGATTCTCCCCTCCGTGAAGCCCCCCGAAATCAGCGAGCATCAGTTATTCCCTTAAAACAAGAGTCCTCTATGTTGGACTGGTTGCGGCTGAGTGGCAGATTGATAGCCCGTGATATCCATGACACCGACTCGCGGGAAGATGTAGAAGTAATATCCGATTTTCTGGGCGCAGACGACGGAATTGGTGATATTGATTATGATGATGACGATGATACACCTGTTGATGATGACTAG
- the mraY gene encoding phospho-N-acetylmuramoyl-pentapeptide-transferase, protein MDAKLSPNQSLNFSGIGLASLLALVLSATALIFDSMGHRTPWYPISLTLPFLLTAVGVTILGQWVIPLLQRLKTGQIIREDGPQAHLKKAGTPTMGGIFFIPVAVIIACILADFSENVLAVSALTLSYGFIGWIDDWQILRRKSNKGISPKMKLALQVIFGAVFCAWLMFKGDFSITNIHLPWVGLSLPLGLLFWPVAGFVLVAESNATNLTDGIDGLAAGTVAIAIFALGVIIAPTSPDLMVFCAAVSGSCLGFLAYNRNPASVFMGDTGSLALGGALAAVALLTNSLVALFILSGIFFVETLSVMAQVGYYKATKGPDGKGKRLFKMAPLHHHLELTGWSELQVVAVFYIIAAFLASVCIMSIK, encoded by the coding sequence GTGGACGCTAAATTATCTCCTAACCAAAGTTTGAATTTTTCGGGAATTGGCTTGGCTTCCTTGCTGGCCTTGGTACTGAGTGCAACAGCCTTGATTTTCGATAGCATGGGGCATAGAACCCCTTGGTATCCTATTTCCCTCACCCTACCTTTTTTATTGACTGCTGTGGGTGTGACAATTCTGGGACAGTGGGTGATTCCTCTGTTACAAAGGCTGAAAACGGGGCAGATTATCCGGGAAGATGGACCCCAGGCACATCTCAAAAAGGCAGGAACACCAACTATGGGAGGTATATTTTTTATCCCTGTAGCGGTGATAATTGCTTGTATATTGGCGGATTTTTCTGAAAATGTCCTGGCGGTTTCGGCTTTAACTCTCAGCTACGGTTTCATTGGTTGGATAGACGACTGGCAAATTTTACGTCGGAAGTCTAACAAGGGAATTTCTCCGAAGATGAAGTTAGCTTTGCAAGTTATCTTTGGGGCTGTATTTTGCGCCTGGTTGATGTTTAAAGGTGACTTTAGTATAACTAATATCCATTTACCTTGGGTGGGTTTATCCTTACCTTTGGGACTGTTGTTCTGGCCTGTAGCCGGATTTGTCCTGGTTGCAGAGAGCAATGCTACTAATTTAACAGATGGGATTGATGGTTTAGCAGCGGGAACAGTGGCGATCGCTATTTTCGCATTAGGTGTGATCATTGCGCCAACTTCCCCCGACTTAATGGTTTTTTGTGCTGCTGTCAGCGGTAGTTGCTTAGGCTTTTTAGCCTATAACCGCAACCCGGCTAGTGTTTTCATGGGTGACACCGGTTCTTTAGCCCTGGGTGGCGCTTTAGCTGCGGTTGCACTGTTAACAAATAGCTTGGTGGCTCTGTTTATCCTGAGTGGTATCTTCTTTGTGGAAACCCTCTCTGTGATGGCACAAGTTGGTTATTATAAAGCTACAAAAGGACCAGATGGCAAAGGTAAGCGATTATTTAAAATGGCTCCTTTACATCATCATTTAGAATTAACTGGTTGGTCAGAATTGCAAGTAGTGGCTGTATTTTACATTATCGCTGCTTTTCTAGCTTCCGTTTGTATTATGTCCATAAAATAA